TGTTGGACTGCAACAACAGTTGCTCGAGCATTGTTGAGTGCATTGTTGCTCCCAAGTTGTTTCCCTAAAGCGTTTTCTACACCCGCCATTTCTAACACGATTCTTACTGCACCACCAGCAATCACCCCCGTACCTGGAGATGCTGGCCTTAGCATCACCTTGGCTGCACCATAGTCTCCATCAGACCTGCAATTTTTTATGGTCGTGTTAACATTTCAAATGTTAGAAATAAATCCGCATGTTAAAATTGGAATGAATCATAATAaggaaacataaaatgctgaattACTCTTAGCGAAAGTATTAGGCTTTTGTAGTAAGGTGTTTGATATTGGTTTCAACCCAATCAATTGAAAAACgaaccccaaaaaaaaaaaaacaaaccgaATTTGAATCGGTTTTCGGTTTGGTATTCAAATTCGAATTCGGTTTTACTTTTCTAAATTCGGTTTATGAAAACCAAATCCAAATAATactatattaaattattaataattaatatatatagacgAAAAACCGATTTTTTAAAAACAAAAGTCAAATTTTAAAttgattaattatgataataaactATTGAATTATAATTTTTCGGATTTTACTAATGGTTTTCACCGAACCGAATTCGAATTTGGTTTTCCGTTCGTTTTCGGTTATGAAATTGAAATCGATTTCAATTTTGCCTTGAAAATTTTCAAAACCAAATAAACTGAAAACCAAACCAATGAACACACACTAAATTTGTAGTGCATATTCAATTACACGTGTACAGTTGTCCCGTAAATTGTCTTAGATTTTATGCACATgccaaaaaaaagaaagaaaagtaaAACCATATTACCTGTGAGGAAAAGTCAAGTACTTGGTCATAGGCACCGTAATTACATTTCTTCGAGCATTTGTAGCCGACTTTTGAACGGCTGCAACGACTTCTTTAGCCTTGCCGACTCCAACGCCTACATTCCCTTTCttatcaccaaccaccaccaccgccCTAAAATGCAACTGCTTCCCTCCTTTCACCACCTTTGTTACCCTCCTCACCTGCACAATAGTGcactttttttttttatcaacatTTGTTTTCAAGATCAACGCTTAATATTGTATCCAGTTATTTAGTTGATGAATTAAGTTTGACGATTCAAATAGCTACGAATTCTCAAGTTTAGAATCTAATATAGTGACCAAAGAGTCCCTCTAATAAATCCGAAATAATAAGTTCCAAATGAAATATGATCAAGAGTTAATCAACTAACAATCGATTCATAACAACAAAGGGAATGAAAGTTAACCAATACATGCAGTTTCAAAAATTTCTACAAACCCCTCACATCGATAGCCTTTTTGAAATGGGTGATGATCCGTACACCACTAAAATTATCCACACACCACTAAACTAAACAGACATTATAAACATACATTCATAGCCTCCAATAAGAACTCTACCCTTTTGACTTTTAAGGTCAAACATAGTCATTCTAAAATGTAACATTGAGGCCAATTTGGTAGCAAACTCTACACCAACATCAATCTATCCACatgagcttttaaaacaatcaataGAATTCTTACTTTATCAATTTAAACAAAACCCTTCATATCAAAGAGTGAAATTAAAAAACTATTTCTTTGACCTGAAAAGTCAAAATGAAGCTCAAAATTTAGGGGAAAAAAGTCAAAATTACAAACCTGAACAACTCTCTCTTCAAACCCATCTCTAATTTTCTCTTTCTTAACTTTCCCAAACGCACCTGTTTTCTTAGCTTTAGAATCCATAACATAAACATCATTACCCAACACACTAACACCACTATACGCCGGTCCGTACAATTCTTCATACGCGGCGGCGATATCATCTTCAGATTCCTGCGGTCCGTCATCAAAAGACGGAGGCGGAATGAAGTCTTCAGGCTTTTCAGGTGGGCTATAGACGGTGGGTTCATCTGGGTCTTCATCATTGTTCATGTATATTGTTTCAGCTTCAGTTGCTTGAGTTTTGATGGTGGGGAAATTGATGGGTTTTGGGAGGG
The window above is part of the Rutidosis leptorrhynchoides isolate AG116_Rl617_1_P2 chromosome 1, CSIRO_AGI_Rlap_v1, whole genome shotgun sequence genome. Proteins encoded here:
- the LOC139870761 gene encoding small ribosomal subunit protein uS5c, which encodes MATASLATSLSTLSLRRFSPASNHHHFTSLSLPKPINFPTIKTQATEAETIYMNNDEDPDEPTVYSPPEKPEDFIPPPSFDDGPQESEDDIAAAYEELYGPAYSGVSVLGNDVYVMDSKAKKTGAFGKVKKEKIRDGFEERVVQVRRVTKVVKGGKQLHFRAVVVVGDKKGNVGVGVGKAKEVVAAVQKSATNARRNVITVPMTKYLTFPHRSDGDYGAAKVMLRPASPGTGVIAGGAVRIVLEMAGVENALGKQLGSNNALNNARATVVAVQQMRQFSEVSRDRGIPMEELWK